In Leucoraja erinacea ecotype New England chromosome 15, Leri_hhj_1, whole genome shotgun sequence, the following proteins share a genomic window:
- the LOC129704322 gene encoding zinc finger protein 229-like: protein MLHRRSHSGEKPFTCSECGKRFAYLSSLKLHQKMHSGERPFTCSECGERFITSSTLQMHQRIHTGERPFTCSECGKGFTRSSELLLHQRVHTGEKPFCCSECGQRFARSSSMRRHQQAHTGERPFACAECGQRFFRSSCLRIHRRIHTGEKPFTCTQCGKGFTQLSTLQSHQRVHPGERSFTCSECGKGFTRSSELLLHQRIHTGERPFTCSECGKRFSQSSNLQMHQRIHNRVKPFTCSECGKGFTRSSHLQSHQWIHTGVRPFTCSQCGKSFAHLSTLRTHQRTHNGERSFICSECGKGFTCSSSLRSHQRIHTGERPFTCTACGRRFIQSSNLRTHQRVHTGEKPFTCSTCGKGFNRSSHLSQHQCTQTGEKD from the coding sequence ATGCTTCACCGGCGGAGTCACAGCGGGGAGAAGCCTTTCACTTGCTCTGAGTGTGGGAAAAGGTTCGCTTATTTATCCAGCCTGAAGCTACACCAGAAAATGCACAGTGGGGAGCGGCCATTCACCTGCTCCGAGTGCGGGGAGCGGTTCATTACTTCGTCTACGCTGCAAATGCACCAGCGgattcacaccggggagaggccgttcacctgcagCGAGTGCGGGAAGGGGTTCACTCGTTCGTCCGAGCTGCTCTTGCACCAGCGGGTCCACACCGGGGAGAAGCCGTTCTGCTGCTCCGAGTGCGGACAGAGATTTGCCCGGTCGTCCAGCATGAGGAGACACCAACAGGCACACACCGGCGAGAGACCCTTTGCTTGCGCGGAGTGCGGGCAGCGATTTTTCCGGTCGTCCTGCCTCCGAATACATCGGCGGATTCACACCGGGGAGAAGCCTTTCACCTGCACGCAGTGCGGGAAGGGGTTCACCCAGTTGTCCACCCTGCAGTCACACCAGCGGGTCCACCCTGGGGAGAGGAGcttcacctgctccgagtgcGGCAAAGGGTTCACTCGCTCCTCTGAGCTGCTCCTGCACCAGCGGATCCACACCggcgagaggccgttcacctgcagCGAGTGCGGGAAGAGATTCAGCCAGTCGTCCAACCTGCAGATGCACCAGCGGATTCACAACAGGGTgaagcccttcacctgctccgagtgcgggaagggattcactcGCTCCTCCCACCTGCAGTCGCACCAGTGGATTCACACCGGGgtgaggcccttcacctgctcccagTGCGGGAAGAGCTTTGCCCACTTGTCCACTCTGCGgacgcaccagcgcacccacaacgGGGAGAGGTCGTTCATCTGCTCCGAGTGCGGTAAAGGATTCACCTGCTCTTCCAGCCTGCGGAGCCATCAGCGAatccacaccggggagaggcccttcacctgcacTGCCTGCGGGAGGAGATTCATTCAGTCGTCCAACCTGCGAACCCACCAGCGAGTTCACACTGGGGAGAAACCGTTCACCTGCAGCacgtgtgggaagggattcaatCGGTCATCCCACCTGTCACAACACCAGTGTACACAGACTGGGGAGAAAGATTAA